One segment of Thermosulfurimonas sp. F29 DNA contains the following:
- the hisC gene encoding histidinol-phosphate transaminase, whose protein sequence is MRIKPWLAGLSPYPPGKSLEEVRRELGLKGPIYKLASNENPLGPSPRALEAVRESLTRLHRYPEAANRTLSEALARRYGLRPENVVLGNGSNEVIDLLVKALVSPGDEILMSEPSFLMYEKFGAAAGASLKKVPLKGYRHDLEGILSAVSPRTRIVFLDHPHNPTGSVFSGEEFESFLRGVPGEVVVVLDEAYGEFVREPSAARGVEFLKRGFPVVVLRTFSKAYGLAGLRIGYGLMPEELARVLNALRQPFNVNLLAQVAALAALSDEEHLRRTQELTWEGLDYLSAELERLGLKPLPSQANFLFVECGRPARPLYEALLRRGVIVRSMEAYGFPEALRISVGLPEENRALIEALAEVL, encoded by the coding sequence ATGCGGATCAAACCCTGGCTGGCCGGGCTTTCGCCTTATCCTCCGGGAAAGTCCCTGGAGGAGGTAAGAAGGGAGCTCGGCCTCAAAGGGCCCATTTACAAACTGGCCTCCAACGAGAACCCCCTAGGGCCTTCCCCCCGGGCCCTTGAGGCCGTAAGGGAAAGTCTTACCCGATTGCATCGCTATCCCGAGGCCGCCAACCGGACTCTTTCCGAGGCCCTGGCGCGTCGTTACGGACTCAGACCGGAAAATGTGGTGTTGGGAAACGGTTCCAACGAGGTGATTGATCTTCTGGTGAAGGCTCTGGTGTCCCCCGGGGACGAGATCCTGATGAGCGAGCCTTCCTTTCTCATGTACGAAAAGTTCGGGGCCGCGGCCGGAGCTTCCCTGAAAAAGGTTCCCCTGAAGGGCTATCGCCACGACCTGGAAGGGATACTTTCGGCCGTAAGCCCCCGAACCAGGATCGTCTTCCTGGATCATCCTCACAACCCCACCGGTTCGGTATTTTCCGGGGAGGAATTCGAATCCTTCCTGCGCGGGGTCCCCGGGGAGGTGGTGGTGGTCCTCGACGAGGCCTACGGGGAGTTCGTCCGGGAGCCCTCTGCGGCCCGCGGGGTGGAATTTCTGAAAAGGGGCTTTCCGGTGGTGGTCCTCCGGACCTTTTCCAAGGCTTACGGGCTGGCCGGGCTGCGTATCGGCTACGGTCTCATGCCCGAGGAGCTGGCCCGGGTGCTCAACGCGTTGCGCCAGCCCTTCAATGTGAACCTGCTGGCCCAGGTGGCGGCCCTCGCCGCCCTTTCCGACGAGGAACACCTGCGGCGCACGCAGGAACTGACCTGGGAGGGCCTGGATTATCTCTCCGCCGAGCTGGAACGGCTCGGCCTCAAGCCTCTTCCATCCCAGGCCAACTTCCTCTTCGTGGAATGCGGGCGTCCGGCGCGTCCTCTTTACGAGGCCCTCCTGCGCAGAGGGGTGATCGTGCGTTCCATGGAGGCTTACGGTTTTCCCGAGGCCCTGCGGATCTCGGTGGGGCTTCCCGAGGAGAATCGGGCCCTGATAGAGGCGCTTGCGGAGGTTCTGTGA
- a CDS encoding SufD family Fe-S cluster assembly protein, with protein sequence MSEKNRRIEPRVEDFRPAKEAETPRSPEELSPEEWQRLKEAGFDPEAPKEGEFLQTDARVIQCRKLPEGLELLPVTEALKKYDWIEEYWWKAVPADKDDYTRATAEDLDDGYFIRVLPGYRLVYPVTTCLYIRTPEVVQKVHNLIIVEEGAELNLITSCTTHPGVRSGFHIGVSEFYVKRNGKLTFTMIHQWGEELHVRPRTGIIVEEGGTYISTYVTLHRVATVQSFPVCRLVGPGARAVFGSVVVAPEGSILDLGARVSLEAPGTRAEIISRSVSTGGESVARGHLIGKAPEIKAHLECQGLMLSDEGAIKAIPQLDAYYANVDMSHEAAVGKIAQEEIEYLMARGLSEEEATSLIVQGFLNVRIEGLPEELQKRIDRAVALAREGL encoded by the coding sequence ATGTCTGAGAAGAATAGAAGAATAGAACCCCGGGTGGAGGACTTCAGGCCGGCGAAGGAGGCCGAAACACCGCGGTCTCCGGAGGAGTTGAGCCCCGAAGAGTGGCAGCGCCTGAAGGAGGCGGGGTTCGACCCCGAAGCCCCCAAGGAGGGGGAATTCCTGCAAACCGATGCCCGCGTGATTCAGTGCCGTAAACTGCCGGAGGGGCTTGAGCTTCTTCCGGTCACCGAGGCCCTCAAAAAGTACGACTGGATCGAGGAGTACTGGTGGAAGGCGGTCCCCGCGGACAAGGACGACTACACCCGGGCCACGGCCGAGGATCTGGACGACGGATACTTCATACGGGTGCTTCCGGGGTATCGTCTGGTCTACCCGGTGACCACCTGTCTTTACATCCGCACCCCGGAGGTGGTCCAGAAGGTCCACAACCTCATCATCGTGGAGGAGGGCGCCGAACTCAACCTGATCACCTCCTGCACCACCCATCCGGGGGTGCGTTCCGGATTTCACATCGGGGTTTCGGAGTTCTATGTGAAGCGCAACGGAAAACTCACCTTCACCATGATTCATCAGTGGGGGGAGGAACTCCATGTGCGGCCTCGCACCGGGATTATCGTGGAGGAAGGGGGGACCTACATCTCCACCTATGTGACCCTTCACCGGGTGGCCACGGTGCAGAGCTTTCCGGTGTGTCGGCTGGTGGGGCCCGGGGCCCGGGCCGTCTTCGGCTCGGTGGTGGTGGCTCCGGAGGGGAGTATCCTCGATCTGGGGGCCCGGGTGTCCCTTGAGGCCCCAGGAACCCGGGCGGAAATCATCTCCCGCAGCGTTTCCACCGGTGGGGAGTCCGTAGCCCGGGGGCACCTCATCGGCAAGGCCCCGGAAATTAAGGCCCACCTCGAGTGCCAGGGGCTTATGCTCTCGGACGAGGGAGCCATCAAGGCCATCCCTCAGCTCGACGCCTACTACGCCAATGTGGACATGTCCCACGAGGCGGCCGTGGGCAAGATCGCCCAGGAGGAGATCGAGTACCTCATGGCCCGGGGACTTTCCGAGGAAGAGGCCACCTCGCTTATCGTCCAGGGGTTCCTCAATGTGCGGATCGAAGGGCTTCCCGAGGAGCTTCAGAAACGGATAGATCGGGCCGTGGCCCTGGCCCGTGAGGGGCTATAA